A part of Loxodonta africana isolate mLoxAfr1 chromosome 11, mLoxAfr1.hap2, whole genome shotgun sequence genomic DNA contains:
- the LOC100662452 gene encoding LOW QUALITY PROTEIN: zinc finger protein 17 (The sequence of the model RefSeq protein was modified relative to this genomic sequence to represent the inferred CDS: inserted 1 base in 1 codon): MGTTLPERRCAAQQPAEPMKIFRACNNCQGGTSTVVIGATFRLMSSSRAPSEAPSRCVAPEVPMAAEALTDCAEVTSGSSFNPRFEEQLRTIVSGTPPASIGPGCVTFEDVALYFSREEWGLLDVAQRLLYHDVMLETFALMASLGLVSSRTHEITQLERWMKPWVPDREATAPDMPRGYWHGVEAEEVPSKESVSVEGVSQVRTPKAVPSTQKTHPGAPCSFVIKENVQVVVHQGTRPRKKPYTCGTCGKGFWFRANLHQHEKLHAGEKAFSREEGQLSVLEGGSIHLSEKPIQCREGGKNVLISSNLPKHQGTHSRGESVSSECGEAFHTGKKHYKCHECGKAFSQKYLLVQHQRIHTGEKPYECSQCGKSFSNKSNLHIHQIIHTGERPYECSECGKAFSRNADLLQHRRVHTGEKPFTCSECGKPFRHNSTLVQHQRIHSGVRPYECSECGKFFSHNSSLMKHQRVHTGEKPYDCRECGKAFIHKSSLIQHQKLHSGEKPFKCNECGRFFSENSSLVKHWRVHTGAKPYECSECGKFFRHKSSLANHRRIHTGEMPYECSDCGKSFSQSFNLIQHQRVHTAEKPFTCSECGKPFRHNSTLVQHQRIHTGVRPYECNECGKFFSNTSSLMKHQRVHTGVRPYECSECGKFFSHNSSLMKHQRVHTGEKPYDCRECGKAFSHKSSLINHCRVHTGAKPYECSECGKFFRHNSSLAKHRRIHTGEMPYECSDCGKSFSQRFHLIQHQIVHTGEKPYDCRECGKAFSHKSSLINHWRVHTGERPYECNECGKSFSQNSTLIQHRKIHTGEKPFKCNECGRFFSENSSLVKHWRVHTGAKPYECSECGKFFRHNSSLARHRRIHTGEXAYECSDCGKSFSEQFNLIQRHRVHTGEKPFEHSKCGKVFRQNSMLIEHQRIHTGETA, translated from the exons GTTCCCATGGCTGCAGAAGCACTTACAGACTGTGCAGAG gtgacttcagggagtAGTTTTAATCcaaggtttgaagagcaactcaggACCATCGTCTCGGGGACTCCTCCAGCCtcaataggtcca GGCTGTGTGACCTTTGAGGACGTGGCTTTGTACTTCTCCCGGGAGGAGTGGGGGCTCCTTGATGTGGCCCAGAGACTCCTGTACCATGATGTGATGCTGGAGACCTTTGCACTCATGGCCTCACTGG GACTGGTATCTTCCAGGACCCATGAAATCACCCAGCTGGAGCGGTGGATGAAGCCCTGGGTGCCTGACCGAGAGGCCACGGCCCCAGACATGCCAAGAG gttaTTGGCATGGAGTGGAGGCTGAAGAGGTACCTTCTAAGGAGAGTGTTTCTGTAGAAGGAGTGTCACAGGTCAGGACTCCCAAGGCAGTTCCATCCACCCAGAAGACCCACCCTGGTGCACCATGTAGTTTCGTCATCAAGGAGAATGTGCAAGTGGTTGTGCATCAGGGAACACGTCCGAGGAAGAAACCGTACACATGTGGAACATGTGGGAAAGGGTTCTGGTTCCGTGCAAACCTTCACCAGCACGAGAAGCTGCATGCTGGAGAGAAAGCTTTCAGTAGAGAAGAGGGCCAGTTATCAGTTTTGGAGGGTGGCAGCATTCACCTGTCAGAGAAGCCCATCCAGTGCAGAGAAGGTGGGAAAAATGTCCTGATCAGCTCAAATCTTCCCAAGCATCAGGGGACACACAGCAGGGGTGAGTCTGTGAGCTCTGAGTGTGGGGAGGCCTTCCACACTGGAAAAAAGCATTACAAATGCCacgaatgtgggaaagccttcagtcaGAAATACTTACTTGTTCAGCACCAGAGAATCCATACTGGAGAAAAGCCCTATGAGTGCAGCCAATGTGGGAAATCATTTAGCAATAAATCTAACCTTCATATACACCAGATAATTCACActggagaaaggccttatgagtgtagtgagtgtgggaaagcctttagccgCAATGCTGACCTGCTTCAACACAGGAGAGTTCACACAGGAGAAAAGCCGTTTACATGTAGTGAATGTGGAAAACCCTTCAGGCATAATTCCACACTTGTTCAGCACCAGAGAATCCACAGTGGAGTAAGGCCTTATGAGTGCAGTGAATGCGGGAAGTTCTTTAGCCACAACTCCAGCCTCATGAAACATCAGCGAGTTCACACTGGAGAAAAGCCTTATGACTGcagggaatgtgggaaagcctttatccACAAGTCAAGCCTCATTCAACATCAAAAACTTCACAGTGGAGAAAAGCCTTTTAAGTGCAATGAATGTGGAAGATTCTTTAGTGAAAATTCCAGCCTCGTTAAACATTGGAGAGTTCACACTGGGGCAAAGCCTTATGAGTGCAGCGAATGTGGCAAATTTTTTCGCCACAAGTCAAGTCTCGCTAACCATCGGCGAATTCACACTGGAGAAATGCCTTATGAGTGCAGTGACTGTGGGAAATCCTTTAGCCAGAGCTTCAACCTCATTCAACATCAGAGAGTTCATACTGCAGAAAAGCCATTTACATGCAGTGAATGTGGAAAACCCTTCAGGCATAATTCCACACTTGTTCAGCACCAGAGAATCCACACTGGAGTAAGGCCTTATGAGTGCAATGAATGTGGGAAGTTCTTTAGCAACACCTCCAGTCTCATGAAACATCAGCGAGTTCACACTGGAGTAAGGCCATATGAGTGTAGCGAATGTGGGAAGTTCTTTAGCCACAACTCCAGCCTCATGAAACATCAGCGAGTTCATACTGGAGAAAAGCCTTATGACTGtagggaatgtgggaaagcctttagccaCAAGTCAAGCCTCATTAATCACTGTAGAGTTCATACTGGAGCAAAGCCTTATGAgtgcagtgaatgtgggaaatTTTTTCGCCACAACTCGAGCCTTgctaaacatcgaagaattcacACTGGAGAAATGCCTTATGAGTGCAGTGACTGTGGAAAATCCTTTAGCCAGCGCTTCCACCTCATTCAACACCAGATAGTTCACACTGGAGAAAAGCCTTATGACTGcagggaatgtgggaaagcctttagccaCAAGTCAAGCCTCATTAATCATTGGAGAGTTCACActggagaaaggccttatgagtgtaatgaatgtgggaaatcGTTTAGCCAAAACTCTACCCTCATTCAACACCGAAAAATTCACACTGGAGAAAAGCCTTTTAAGTGCAATGAATGTGGAAGATTCTTTAGTGAAAATTCCAGCCTCGTTAAACATTGGAGAGTTCACACTGGAGCAAAGCCTTACGAGTGCAGTGAATGTGGCAAATTTTTTCGCCACAACTCAAGCCTCGCTAGACATCGGCGAATTCACACTGGAG ATGCCTATGAGTGCAGCGACTGTGGGAAATCCTTTAGTGAGCAATTCAACCTCATTCAACGCCACAGAGTTCATACTGGAGAAAAGCCTTTTGAGCATAGCAAATGTGGGAAAGTCTTTAGGCAAAACTCCATGCTTATTGAGCACCAGAGGATTCACACAGGAGAAACGGCTTAA